One window of the Deltaproteobacteria bacterium genome contains the following:
- a CDS encoding adenylate/guanylate cyclase domain-containing protein, translating into MKDQCPTTLFFQKLAARFDERLKKIREQEKKTCTVFGKPAGSLCPMNYLRGRVAERTYKKLEKDAAFQEDIRRGVIKNLAIMFADIRGFTRRTASMPPERIVTLLDLIVPEMISIIIGRHHGMVDKLLGDGIMAVFGHAEKADGSEVVRAVHSAIDMQQAAAALHKVLSLAGFEPVQIGVGINCGDVLVCEVGDDRYRESTVIGAPVNLAAKMEDLAGPGEIALPRSALACVEAARPVMLPFFNDGPTAGDEPAVILDWISYLESGQAGEKDWALN; encoded by the coding sequence ATGAAAGATCAATGCCCCACGACCCTGTTTTTCCAGAAGCTCGCGGCCCGGTTCGACGAAAGGCTCAAAAAGATCCGGGAGCAGGAGAAAAAAACCTGCACGGTTTTCGGCAAGCCCGCAGGCAGCCTGTGCCCCATGAACTATCTAAGGGGCCGGGTGGCGGAGCGCACCTATAAAAAGCTCGAAAAGGACGCGGCCTTCCAGGAGGACATTCGGCGGGGGGTGATAAAAAACCTCGCCATAATGTTCGCGGACATAAGGGGCTTCACCAGGCGCACGGCCTCCATGCCGCCTGAGCGCATAGTAACCCTTTTGGACCTCATCGTGCCGGAGATGATAAGCATCATCATAGGCCGCCACCACGGCATGGTGGACAAGCTCCTTGGCGACGGCATTATGGCGGTTTTCGGCCACGCGGAAAAGGCAGACGGCAGCGAGGTGGTGAGGGCGGTCCACTCGGCCATAGACATGCAGCAGGCTGCGGCGGCCCTTCACAAGGTGCTTTCCCTGGCCGGTTTCGAGCCGGTACAGATAGGGGTGGGCATAAACTGCGGCGACGTTCTTGTCTGCGAGGTGGGCGACGACCGTTACCGGGAATCCACGGTGATAGGCGCGCCCGTGAACCTTGCCGCCAAGATGGAGGACCTTGCGGGCCCCGGCGAAATAGCCCTGCCCCGCTCGGCCCTGGCCTGCGTGGAAGCCGCCCGGCCCGTTATGCTTCCCTTTTTCAACGACGGGCCGACTGCGGGCGACGAGCCTGCCGTGATACTGGACTGGATAAGCTATCTTGAAAGCGGGCAGGCTGGAGAAAAAGACTGGGCATTAAATTGA
- a CDS encoding insulinase family protein, whose protein sequence is MTPRPKWAENERIGGFRVKRTAILPALSSVFYELFHEATGARHIHIENDNPENTFAVAFRTVPKDSTGVAHILEHTALCGSQKYPVRDPFFSMIRRSLQSFMNAFTAPDWTMYPFCTANTKDYYNLLSVYCDAAFFPALTELSFKQEGWRIEPGESGKPVYKGVVLNEMKGAMSSPDQIIGRSIMAELFPDTTYGKNSGGEPADIPSLTYQGLLDFHRLHYHPSNAWFYTFGNLPLERHLSFLEEAVLSKFGPGGADTTVKNQPRFSAPKTARVPYPLADGAGSEKKAQFALSWLAAPIREAGEVLGLTILEKILLGHPASPLRKALMESGLGSALCDATGYDPELCDTLFSCGLKEMDEADAPKVEDLIFSALSELAEKGVPVELAETAIHQYEFARRELSNSPFSWGLKLFTGFCAPWLHGADPLALLNFDEDLEKVRKGAADGDFFPGMIRRWFLDNPHRVAFTLYPDTRLLQKLEDEEEERVSRAVAAFTDADRKKMEEDAKALAALQEAEEDISCLPTVTIKDVDPKVLVTTADQARSRQGLSVYPAATNGVFYFTLAAQLKNVPAELLHLVPFFCYAFTRCGTENLHYSELSGRIAALTGGLGLSVSSHVRQDQAATPLELAVMDMKCLGRNRQKALELVDELVLRANFADHARLRVLAAEYAAHLQSGVVSAGHRYAMSLCARGTGRSRAVSETWFGVHQVKRMRELAKDLSETAVAGLSRNLSEIGRGIFFADALSAGVVGDEPLLAGADEFFQGLLAGLPARADGDGSRDAAGNFPAFPPVTREGWHTGTSVNFSAHCLKTVRMEHPDAPVLSVAAHLLKGRFLHTEIREKGGAYGSFAVANSEDALFFLASYRDPHVARTLGVFRRAYDYLIKGDYSDQEVSEAVLQVAAETDRPQTGAEAARRAFYRGFMGISDELRQKYKDGVLAVDRKKILEVSGRYFSSPSELSPVAVVGSKASLEAANKEMPDSPLELFPID, encoded by the coding sequence GTGACCCCACGGCCCAAATGGGCCGAAAACGAACGTATAGGCGGCTTTCGCGTAAAACGCACGGCCATTCTTCCGGCTCTTTCAAGCGTCTTTTACGAGCTTTTCCACGAGGCCACCGGCGCGCGCCACATCCACATAGAAAACGACAACCCTGAAAACACCTTTGCCGTGGCCTTCCGCACGGTGCCCAAGGACTCAACCGGGGTGGCCCACATCCTGGAGCACACCGCCCTGTGCGGCTCGCAGAAATACCCCGTCCGGGACCCCTTTTTCTCCATGATAAGGCGGAGCCTCCAGAGCTTCATGAACGCCTTCACCGCCCCCGACTGGACCATGTACCCCTTCTGCACGGCCAACACGAAAGATTACTACAATCTTTTGTCGGTCTATTGCGACGCGGCCTTTTTTCCGGCCTTGACCGAGCTTTCCTTCAAGCAGGAGGGCTGGCGCATAGAGCCCGGCGAGTCGGGAAAGCCCGTTTACAAGGGAGTGGTTTTAAACGAGATGAAGGGGGCCATGTCCTCGCCCGATCAGATAATAGGCCGCTCCATCATGGCCGAGCTTTTCCCGGATACCACATACGGGAAAAATTCCGGCGGCGAGCCCGCCGACATTCCATCGCTCACATACCAGGGCCTTCTGGATTTTCACCGGCTTCATTACCACCCGTCCAACGCCTGGTTTTACACCTTCGGAAACCTGCCCCTTGAAAGGCATCTAAGTTTTCTGGAAGAGGCCGTGCTGTCCAAATTCGGGCCGGGCGGGGCAGACACCACGGTAAAAAACCAGCCAAGGTTTTCCGCTCCCAAAACCGCGCGGGTTCCGTATCCCCTGGCCGACGGGGCCGGGTCGGAAAAAAAGGCCCAGTTCGCCCTTTCCTGGCTCGCCGCGCCCATCAGGGAGGCGGGTGAGGTTCTTGGCCTCACCATCCTGGAAAAGATTCTGCTTGGCCATCCGGCGAGCCCCTTAAGAAAGGCCCTCATGGAATCCGGCCTGGGAAGCGCCCTCTGCGACGCCACGGGCTACGACCCGGAGCTTTGCGACACCCTGTTTTCCTGTGGCTTGAAGGAGATGGACGAGGCCGACGCCCCCAAGGTGGAGGACCTCATCTTTTCCGCCCTCTCCGAACTCGCGGAAAAGGGCGTGCCGGTGGAGCTTGCTGAAACCGCAATCCACCAGTACGAGTTCGCCCGAAGGGAGCTTTCCAACTCGCCCTTTTCGTGGGGACTGAAGCTCTTCACCGGTTTTTGCGCACCCTGGCTTCACGGGGCCGACCCGCTGGCGCTTCTGAATTTTGATGAAGACCTTGAAAAGGTTCGGAAGGGTGCGGCTGACGGCGATTTTTTCCCCGGCATGATAAGGCGCTGGTTTCTCGACAACCCCCACCGGGTGGCGTTTACCCTTTATCCCGACACTCGACTTCTGCAAAAGCTGGAGGATGAGGAGGAGGAGCGCGTTTCGAGAGCGGTTGCGGCCTTCACCGACGCCGACCGGAAAAAGATGGAGGAGGACGCGAAAGCCCTGGCCGCCCTCCAGGAGGCCGAGGAGGACATCTCCTGCCTGCCCACCGTCACCATAAAGGACGTCGATCCAAAGGTTCTCGTCACCACAGCCGATCAGGCGCGCTCCCGCCAGGGGCTTTCGGTCTATCCTGCGGCCACCAACGGGGTTTTCTACTTCACCCTTGCGGCGCAGTTGAAAAACGTTCCCGCCGAGCTTTTACATCTGGTTCCGTTTTTTTGCTACGCCTTCACCCGCTGCGGAACCGAGAACCTTCACTACTCAGAGCTTTCGGGCAGGATTGCGGCCCTTACGGGCGGACTGGGTCTTTCGGTATCAAGCCACGTGAGGCAGGACCAAGCGGCCACGCCTCTTGAGCTAGCGGTAATGGACATGAAATGCCTTGGCCGCAACAGGCAAAAGGCCCTCGAGCTGGTGGACGAGCTGGTCCTGCGGGCAAACTTTGCGGATCACGCGCGACTCAGGGTCCTGGCCGCCGAGTACGCCGCCCATCTTCAGTCCGGTGTGGTCTCAGCCGGGCACCGCTACGCCATGAGCCTCTGCGCAAGGGGTACAGGAAGAAGCCGGGCGGTTTCCGAGACATGGTTCGGCGTCCATCAGGTCAAAAGAATGCGCGAGCTTGCCAAAGACCTCTCGGAAACGGCGGTGGCCGGGCTTTCCCGGAACTTGTCGGAAATCGGAAGGGGAATCTTTTTCGCCGACGCCCTAAGCGCCGGAGTGGTGGGGGACGAGCCCCTGTTGGCCGGGGCTGATGAATTCTTCCAGGGCCTTTTGGCCGGGCTTCCGGCCAGGGCGGACGGGGACGGTTCGAGGGACGCGGCTGGAAATTTCCCGGCCTTTCCGCCCGTAACGCGCGAGGGCTGGCACACCGGCACATCGGTCAATTTTTCCGCCCACTGCCTGAAAACCGTGCGCATGGAGCACCCGGACGCCCCTGTGCTTTCCGTTGCAGCCCACCTTCTAAAGGGACGGTTCCTGCACACGGAAATCCGGGAAAAGGGCGGGGCCTACGGGTCCTTCGCCGTGGCGAATTCCGAGGACGCGCTCTTTTTTCTGGCCTCCTACCGGGATCCCCACGTCGCCCGCACCCTTGGCGTTTTCCGAAGGGCCTACGATTATCTCATCAAGGGCGATTATTCAGACCAGGAAGTGAGCGAGGCGGTCTTGCAGGTGGCCGCAGAAACCGACCGGCCCCAGACAGGGGCCGAGGCCGCCCGGAGGGCCTTTTACAGGGGATTTATGGGCATATCGGACGAGCTTCGCCAGAAATACAAGGACGGGGTGCTGGCCGTTGACCGGAAAAAAATTCTGGAAGTGTCCGGGCGCTATTTTTCGTCGCCTTCGGAGCTTTCCCCGGTGGCGGTGGTGGGAAGCAAGGCCTCCCTTGAAGCCGCCAACAAGGAGATGCCCGACTCTCCCCTGGAGCTTTTTCCCATTGATTGA
- a CDS encoding LysM peptidoglycan-binding domain-containing protein, protein MDNRRSDEDEGSYERSKNDEMSARNDDWDDDEEYASDGGKSLLLWIGGGVLALVVVAFLVFFGRGGGGGGGIGPEQMEEVRKLQARIEQLETDARTRQDVVDRLNTDQAAFQEEWVKMVTKVEDLRKNLADLSQKAGAPVRERESAAPALLPPVATETGPAPEVTQPASGGEDQSGAKAEPTEAERKKAEADAEKKREAARKKAEAKKEAARKKAEEEKAEAEKPKKKTEAKEAEKSDTEKAKAEKPKKSIPKSGYHVVEPGQNLYRLSIMYGISEAELRRLNGLKTDQVNIGQKLYLRPMQ, encoded by the coding sequence ATGGATAACCGCAGAAGCGACGAGGACGAGGGAAGCTACGAACGCAGCAAGAACGATGAAATGTCCGCCCGGAACGACGACTGGGACGACGACGAGGAATACGCCTCGGACGGGGGCAAATCCCTTCTGCTCTGGATAGGCGGAGGCGTCCTGGCCCTGGTTGTGGTGGCCTTCCTGGTCTTTTTCGGAAGGGGTGGCGGCGGAGGCGGCGGCATAGGCCCGGAGCAGATGGAGGAAGTAAGGAAGCTCCAGGCCAGGATCGAACAGCTTGAAACCGACGCACGCACCCGCCAGGACGTGGTTGACCGCTTGAATACCGATCAGGCCGCGTTCCAGGAGGAATGGGTCAAGATGGTCACCAAGGTGGAAGACCTGAGAAAGAATCTGGCCGACCTGTCACAGAAGGCCGGAGCGCCCGTCAGGGAGAGGGAAAGCGCCGCTCCCGCCCTCCTGCCCCCCGTTGCCACTGAAACCGGCCCGGCCCCTGAAGTGACCCAGCCCGCTTCGGGCGGCGAGGATCAGTCCGGCGCCAAGGCGGAACCCACCGAGGCTGAAAGAAAAAAGGCCGAGGCCGACGCTGAAAAGAAGCGTGAGGCCGCCCGCAAAAAGGCCGAGGCAAAGAAGGAGGCCGCCCGCAAAAAGGCCGAAGAGGAAAAGGCTGAGGCGGAAAAGCCGAAAAAGAAGACCGAGGCCAAAGAGGCTGAAAAATCAGATACGGAAAAGGCCAAGGCCGAAAAGCCAAAAAAATCCATTCCCAAAAGCGGCTACCACGTTGTGGAGCCCGGCCAGAACCTCTACCGGCTGTCCATCATGTACGGGATTTCCGAGGCGGAGTTGAGGCGTCTGAACGGCCTTAAAACCGACCAGGTGAACATAGGCCAGAAATTGTATTTAAGGCCCATGCAGTAG
- a CDS encoding slipin family protein has translation MEPRKVYAEPREGHVSLGGALRRLIFFAVTVPAALVVFVLLKGDPTAVVAGAIFAAFWGVVVSGIRVAAQWEHGVVLRLGEFQSVKGPGIIFIIPFIDNVRFVDLRVLTINIPKQQVITKDNVPAAIDAVLFFYVADAEKAVIKIQDFSFAIAQYAQASLRDVLGGLSLDDVLSERQQIQDRIAEAVEERIKEWGLHLDSIRLQDMEMPEDLKRIMSRQASAEREKRATITKAEGDMIAATNLSAAAEIMARTPGAMKLRTLQTIDGLGAGPSNTVILFPSDLSDAAGKLGESLSSVLKPKE, from the coding sequence ATGGAGCCGAGAAAAGTCTATGCTGAGCCCCGCGAAGGCCACGTGTCTCTGGGCGGCGCTTTAAGGCGTCTGATATTTTTCGCAGTGACGGTTCCGGCGGCCCTTGTGGTGTTCGTCCTGTTGAAGGGCGACCCGACCGCCGTGGTGGCCGGGGCGATATTTGCGGCCTTCTGGGGCGTGGTGGTGTCGGGCATAAGGGTCGCGGCCCAGTGGGAGCACGGCGTGGTGCTACGCCTGGGCGAATTCCAGAGCGTGAAGGGGCCGGGCATCATCTTCATCATCCCCTTCATCGACAACGTTCGATTCGTCGATCTCAGGGTCCTTACCATCAACATCCCCAAGCAGCAGGTTATAACCAAGGACAACGTGCCTGCGGCAATAGACGCGGTTCTGTTCTTCTACGTTGCGGACGCCGAAAAGGCCGTGATAAAAATTCAGGATTTCTCCTTCGCCATCGCCCAGTACGCGCAGGCGAGCCTCCGGGACGTCCTGGGCGGCCTGTCCCTGGACGATGTTTTATCCGAGCGCCAGCAGATACAGGACAGAATCGCCGAAGCCGTCGAGGAAAGAATAAAGGAGTGGGGCCTGCACCTGGATTCCATCCGTTTGCAGGACATGGAGATGCCCGAAGACTTGAAGCGCATCATGAGCCGCCAGGCCTCCGCCGAACGCGAAAAGCGGGCCACCATCACCAAGGCCGAGGGCGACATGATAGCGGCCACCAATCTTTCCGCAGCAGCGGAAATCATGGCCAGGACTCCCGGAGCCATGAAGCTGCGCACGCTCCAGACCATCGACGGCCTTGGGGCCGGGCCGTCCAACACGGTTATCCTTTTTCCGTCCGACCTTTCGGACGCAGCCGGGAAACTGGGCGAAAGCCTTTCCTCGGTGCTGAAGCCCAAAGAATGA
- the rsmA gene encoding 16S rRNA (adenine(1518)-N(6)/adenine(1519)-N(6))-dimethyltransferase RsmA, with the protein MEKDLAEKNPPCPSAPALMREFSITPKKDKGQNFLKDPSTARMIVSRAQIGPDERVLEIGPGLGALTFLLAGAAKSVVAVEWDRKLAEVLSRQLELSGLTNARIIREDVLNVDFGEIAALSGGPLTVVSNLPYCLSSPILVKIVEARKSVTRAILMFQKELADRITSLPGSREYGRISVLAQYAATIKTIASIGRDQFIPRPAVDSVVVEISFNPSPAYPAKSEELFFDVVKAAFGQRRKTLKNSLAGSSLGLSSGHIETALKNAGIDPSRRAETLSLGEFAALSDSVGEIEGLVGDKENGS; encoded by the coding sequence ATGGAAAAAGACTTAGCCGAAAAAAATCCCCCCTGCCCTTCAGCCCCGGCCCTCATGCGGGAGTTTTCCATCACCCCCAAAAAGGACAAGGGGCAGAATTTTCTGAAGGACCCCTCCACGGCCCGGATGATTGTCTCGCGGGCGCAGATCGGACCGGACGAGCGGGTCCTTGAAATAGGCCCCGGCCTTGGGGCCCTCACCTTCCTCCTGGCAGGGGCGGCAAAAAGCGTGGTGGCGGTGGAGTGGGACAGGAAACTTGCCGAGGTGCTTTCAAGGCAACTCGAACTTTCGGGGCTTACAAACGCAAGAATCATCCGCGAAGACGTGCTGAACGTCGATTTCGGCGAAATTGCGGCACTTTCGGGCGGGCCGCTTACGGTGGTGAGCAATCTTCCGTACTGCCTAAGCTCCCCCATACTGGTAAAGATAGTGGAGGCCAGGAAAAGCGTAACGCGGGCCATTCTCATGTTCCAGAAGGAGCTTGCCGACCGGATAACGTCTTTGCCCGGTTCCAGGGAATACGGCAGGATTTCGGTCCTGGCCCAGTACGCGGCCACCATCAAAACCATTGCCTCCATAGGCCGGGACCAGTTCATTCCAAGGCCCGCCGTGGATTCGGTGGTGGTGGAAATCTCCTTCAACCCGTCTCCCGCTTATCCCGCAAAATCCGAGGAGCTTTTTTTCGACGTCGTGAAGGCGGCCTTCGGCCAGCGCAGAAAGACCCTGAAAAACTCCCTGGCCGGTTCGAGCCTTGGCCTTTCGTCCGGCCACATCGAAACCGCCCTCAAAAACGCGGGAATCGATCCGTCCAGGCGGGCCGAGACCTTGAGCCTTGGGGAATTCGCCGCCCTTTCGGACTCGGTGGGGGAGATTGAAGGACTCGTGGGTGATAAGGAAAATGGCTCTTAA
- a CDS encoding DUF89 family protein, with amino-acid sequence MADKDPDNSTSAVQQAWYTSFFLENHLDYVSYPDQVASPEKIRFIVMAEEKERYYPCSDRMFGAIMARQRPAFLARRYDKVLTRLLTLVESQIEEPSEQEFLESLLRTKFRHETADGLMIPSRLEKRLLKIFLDRTQITDPCLCQKAARNRRAAAALGSEAFLSALNRVEAGITDGSASSIGELRLKANQVQLKRLFSLLAHEDLWEKDTRHYAASDYEGIMSRPLSGAGVEALDRLLAPERSALGAYFDQPLKIMWLMDEAGEALIDLYIIRFLAGLGHKVVIAFKDGPFYTKVDFHDARHDESLSPWLSGAFFIADKSLAKNDLVDLLKRDQHILALSDGTMEDLNLLMVTTTFARAFKEADLVVARGDAQRRRFFDTHFGFTQDILSIARAEDGSVSVEFKPRHPSVIKFSLRDLEKRAADIINAMKKAKDDGMTVVFYSGIIGSIPGKIEIAKKIMTLFVSRLREQSANTFIVNPSEYFEHGMDADDLMYMWEIVQRSGYIDIWRFQTYDDIVEAFDLMETKVPPEWVGKDATFSTGCTKEMKIAVDVVRKYPEMQIIGPPLEKFGRRAEYGVGKLYDQRLADVCGL; translated from the coding sequence GTGGCGGATAAAGACCCGGACAACTCGACAAGCGCGGTGCAGCAGGCCTGGTACACGTCCTTTTTTCTGGAAAACCACCTGGATTACGTATCCTACCCGGATCAGGTGGCGAGCCCGGAAAAAATACGCTTCATCGTGATGGCGGAGGAAAAGGAGCGCTATTACCCCTGCTCTGACCGCATGTTCGGCGCGATAATGGCCCGCCAGCGCCCGGCCTTCCTGGCAAGGCGCTACGACAAGGTGCTGACCCGGCTCCTGACCCTGGTTGAAAGCCAGATCGAGGAGCCGAGCGAGCAGGAATTCCTGGAGTCCCTCCTTCGCACCAAGTTCCGCCACGAGACGGCGGACGGGCTCATGATTCCGTCCCGCCTGGAAAAGCGGCTCTTGAAAATTTTCCTGGACCGCACCCAGATAACAGACCCCTGCCTGTGCCAGAAGGCGGCCAGAAACCGCCGGGCGGCGGCGGCCCTTGGGTCCGAGGCCTTTCTTTCCGCCCTGAACCGGGTGGAGGCGGGCATCACGGACGGCAGCGCATCCAGCATCGGGGAACTGCGCCTCAAGGCCAACCAGGTCCAGCTCAAACGGCTCTTTTCCCTTCTGGCCCACGAGGACCTGTGGGAAAAGGACACCCGTCATTACGCCGCTTCCGACTATGAGGGCATAATGAGCCGCCCGCTTTCCGGCGCGGGGGTCGAGGCCCTGGACCGCCTTCTGGCCCCCGAACGCTCGGCCCTGGGCGCCTATTTCGACCAGCCCTTAAAAATCATGTGGCTCATGGACGAGGCCGGGGAAGCCCTCATAGACCTTTACATCATACGGTTCCTGGCGGGCCTTGGCCACAAGGTGGTCATAGCATTCAAGGACGGCCCCTTCTACACCAAGGTGGACTTTCACGACGCCCGCCATGACGAGTCCCTCTCCCCCTGGCTTTCCGGGGCCTTTTTCATCGCGGACAAAAGCCTCGCCAAAAATGACCTGGTGGACCTCCTTAAACGGGACCAGCACATCCTGGCCCTTTCAGACGGAACCATGGAGGATTTGAACCTTCTCATGGTCACCACCACCTTTGCCCGCGCCTTCAAAGAGGCCGATCTCGTGGTGGCGCGCGGGGACGCCCAGCGAAGGCGCTTTTTCGACACCCATTTCGGGTTCACCCAGGACATCCTCTCCATAGCAAGGGCCGAGGACGGCTCGGTTTCGGTGGAGTTCAAGCCCAGGCATCCTTCGGTCATCAAGTTTTCCCTGCGCGACCTCGAAAAAAGGGCGGCTGACATAATCAACGCCATGAAAAAGGCCAAGGACGACGGCATGACAGTGGTCTTCTATTCCGGGATAATAGGCTCCATTCCCGGCAAGATAGAAATCGCCAAGAAGATCATGACGCTGTTCGTCTCGCGCCTTCGGGAGCAGTCGGCCAACACCTTCATAGTGAACCCGTCCGAATATTTTGAGCATGGCATGGACGCGGACGATCTCATGTACATGTGGGAAATCGTCCAGCGCAGCGGCTACATAGACATCTGGCGCTTCCAGACCTACGACGACATAGTGGAGGCCTTCGACCTCATGGAGACCAAGGTGCCGCCCGAATGGGTGGGCAAGGACGCGACCTTCTCCACGGGTTGCACCAAGGAGATGAAAATAGCCGTGGACGTGGTGCGCAAGTACCCGGAAATGCAGATCATAGGTCCGCCCCTGGAAAAGTTCGGGCGGCGGGCGGAATACGGCGTGGGCAAGCTGTACGATCAGCGGCTGGCGGATGTTTGCGGCCTGTAA
- the selD gene encoding selenide, water dikinase SelD: protein MADEIRLTAKVRASGUAAKLGPGDLLEATSGLLGERHPDLLVGMDASDDAGVFRISADLALVQTLDFLTPIVDDPFDFGRIAAANSLSDVYAMGGRPVTAMNIVCFPSGEFPNSVLKATLAGGLEKIHEAGAVLVGGHSVTDSEYKYGLSVTGLVHPERFLTNGNVRPGHALVLTKAIGTGVLATAVKGGLADEKTMRLLVETASMLNRRAAEILLERFHPRSLTDVTGFGLAGHMLEMARASGVAIEISAGAVPLIPSALDFARMGLLPAGCHVTREFCRASCEVSEDMELALADLMFDPQTSGGLLAALPPSEAADYAAILQDNGIPAAVVGTATGGYPGGRLVISP from the coding sequence ATGGCAGACGAAATCCGCTTGACTGCAAAGGTGAGAGCTTCGGGCTGAGCGGCAAAACTGGGTCCGGGCGACCTTTTGGAAGCGACTTCCGGCCTTCTCGGAGAGAGGCATCCCGACCTTCTGGTGGGAATGGATGCTTCAGACGACGCCGGGGTGTTCCGTATTTCAGCCGACCTGGCCCTTGTGCAGACCCTGGATTTTCTCACCCCCATCGTTGACGATCCCTTTGATTTCGGGCGCATCGCGGCGGCCAATTCCCTTTCGGACGTTTACGCCATGGGAGGCCGCCCGGTAACGGCCATGAACATAGTGTGCTTCCCGTCCGGCGAATTCCCGAACTCGGTTTTAAAGGCGACCCTGGCTGGCGGCCTTGAAAAAATCCACGAGGCCGGGGCTGTCTTGGTGGGCGGCCACAGCGTTACGGATTCCGAGTACAAGTACGGGCTTTCGGTAACGGGCCTGGTGCATCCCGAAAGGTTTCTTACCAACGGCAACGTCAGGCCCGGCCACGCCCTGGTGCTCACCAAGGCCATAGGAACCGGGGTCCTGGCCACCGCCGTCAAGGGCGGCCTTGCGGACGAAAAAACCATGCGCCTTCTGGTGGAAACAGCCTCCATGCTGAACAGGCGTGCTGCGGAAATCCTTCTGGAGCGCTTTCATCCAAGATCGCTCACCGATGTCACCGGCTTCGGCCTCGCTGGCCACATGCTTGAAATGGCAAGGGCCAGCGGTGTCGCCATCGAAATTTCGGCGGGTGCGGTTCCTCTCATTCCTTCCGCCCTCGATTTCGCCCGCATGGGCCTTCTGCCCGCAGGCTGCCACGTGACCCGCGAGTTCTGCAGGGCCTCCTGCGAGGTGTCGGAAGATATGGAACTCGCCCTTGCTGACCTCATGTTCGATCCGCAGACGTCGGGCGGGCTTCTGGCCGCTCTTCCGCCCTCCGAAGCCGCCGATTACGCGGCCATTCTTCAGGACAACGGCATTCCAGCCGCCGTGGTGGGCACGGCCACGGGGGGATACCCTGGCGGGCGGCTCGTCATCTCCCCTTAA